TTTCATTTAAACTTAGGCATGAACTACACTGTATGCAGTGGTATTATGTGGATGAGGGAGTCTCTCTTAACAACTTCTGAACTGTAGACACAAAAGAAACCTCCACAATAACAAAGATTTTGGTCCCGACAGGTTATAACTCAATACaatttacctctgaaagaggattACCCTATGTTACAGCAATGATGGGCCATACTGTTGATTATGGTGGTACCTGAAATGGTAAATTGGATAAGGATAGTATGTCTGTGTCTGTAGATATTGGACCCCACTTGGTAGAGTGTAAAAATGTAGTTACGCAAGTGTTTTTGCCCATTGAACAACAAAACAATCCGGAGTAAACACTGGGACATGTGCACACAATATTACATACCTTTACCGTGGTCATCAGGTACAACACAAGTGATTAATTTGAATCGGTATTGATTCATCCCATGGGTTGAATCAATGCACAAAATTGTGGATGCATGTGCCTCATACAAATCCTTTTGAAACTTAGTTTGTATGGCCAACACAAATGTTTCATCTTGAAGTGTGGGGAATTGAGGCTCTGCTCTACCCTGTGGCTTGTATATCAGTACAGGATTGTATGGCTCATTCCTGAGTTCTTCTACAATTAAATTGACTGAAGTGGCATCATTCTGATGTCGTTTAATGCTGAAATCCTTCACCTTTGTTTCAATATTCTTTATGTCTGTTTTTGTCATTACATGTTGTCGTGCTAAATTTTCATCAAAGAGATCACGGTTTCTCCGGTCTCCCACTGTTCCACGGGCATCTAGAGTTATAGTATTGTGTAAGTATGTAAACTTTTACCATGTagtgacacacacacgcatgtacacatgcatgcacacatatacatatgtatgcagtgatagtatatatatatattgtactgAATAATTGCAACTactatacagtgtacaatgataGACAAATTGCTTTACCACTTAAGATCCGAGAAGGGTTTACACCAAGGCTTAGCTTGGTAGCAATTTCCTCTTTAGCATTTTCTGGCAGTGGAATGTAGTTGATCTCATCACGATTTAGTTCATGACCAGTGTGAGCAGGTATGTACTCTATTTCGACATGGCCATCATTGAAGTGGTTCACATATATTCGTGACAGGCATGTATCATTAATCTTCCTACCGTCCTTCTGGTTATGCCTCCTCTTACTTGTAATTCTTGTCCTGGTGTTCTCCTGATAGTGTCCACTACGACAACATATATAAAATAGCCGTTCTTTAATGTCTGCAAGAATAGAACAGACACTCATAATGTGCACTGTATTATCCAACACATTAAAGAAGTAATCATATAGCAGACATAACACAACATAGaactaatgctgtattatagGTCATTATCAAGTACTTGTCTAATAGTTGAATACATAATACCTCCAGATGCAGGATGATGTACACTGTTGATTCATTATTGTATATCAATTGTATAACCAGTTGCATGATTTCTACTTTTATCCCAACTCCTAAATTTGAAACTTGTTGTGTGGGATGTGATATATAATGCTATGATGACTATTGGTAGACTTGAGTGAAACATGCTCTTACACACATCTCACCAGTAGCTGTTCCATCTTGTCTTGTCAGAGTTACTGTAGTTGAGCTTGTAAGTGGTGAATCAAGTACTAATCCCACCATCAGTGGTCCCCTGTTCTCTGAAACTCTATATGTAACTTGCTGAAAGTTTACAGTGACTATGGAAATGGTACTTACTGTCAAGCTGTTACATCTACTAATATTTTACTTGTTGAATCTATAATAATCCCAGTAGCCCTTCGTCTTCTACCTAAATTAATTCCAGTGGGAGTTGATGGTGGTAAACTTAGTGTTAAATCAAATTGTTCATCTTCCTCCACAATCCCATCTGGAAATACAGGTACACTGACAGTAGCTGAAGTTGCTCCACTAGCAAATGAAGCGGTTAGTACAGCAGTACTGAAGTCATTACCACCTGTTAGTTGAACATGATCAACACATTGTCATACTCTACATCATCACCTGTAGCAGATGGTGGAGACTGTTGTGATGGAGTAACagtgacatcaaatggaataGTAGATGTTCCCCCAACCAACTCAATATCAACATCAACAACACCAGACAACTCACTGCCACTATATGATGTCTCGGTGAACCTGACAGTTACCACTATTACGAGATAAGATGATACAAATATTACAAACGTAACACTTTACTTGTTGAATCATCAATTTGTCCTGTAGCAGTAGAACGTGCACCTGCTGTAATTGTTGTATCTGAGAACCTTAATCCAAGATTAAATGTTTCTGGACCCTCCACGATGTTATCACGTGATACTGGTATTGATATTGTACTACTAATGGAGCCAGTGGAGAACACAGCAGTGACTGATGATGAGGTAAAGTCATTATCTACAAGAACAACTCCCATCACCATTATTACATGTTGACACATGGTAACGTACTACTGGCTGAAGGTGGTGTAAGGAGAGATGGTACCACTTCTACCCTGATTGGCCAGTCAAGACTACCAGATACCAAAGACACAGTAACTGGTATGAATCTTGCTTCTTCACTGCCACTGTACATATCTGTGCTATACTGAACTTGCAGGACTGTTGTTGTATTAATGTAAGAACTGATTGTTCAAACACTACTTAGCATTACCTGTAGTGTCTGTGATGGTTACTTCTGCTCTGTTAACACTGCCAACCGTCAGACCAGCAGTAATTGATCGTTGAATATTCAAGTCAAACACTTCATTAAACTCCCACACAGAGTCAGACAATGTGTTAACAGTGAAGCTCTGATCAGTTGATCCAGTAGGGAATGTCACAGTGTAGGTCTGTACTCCACTGCTGACTCCATAATCAGTTCCAGCTATATACATGGCATGGAATATAATAACTTTGCATGCAAATAACTTTCAGTGTACATACCAAAAGCACTACGATCCCTACTAGTGACAGTCACAGTGTACTGCTGTAAGGCAGGTTGATTTAATGTAAACTGGAGGTGTTAGCCAAGAAACTTTTCCAACAGAGGTGACAAACAGCACACCCATATTCAACTGGTTTCTCATtggcaggggtgtagccagacttttggtgatgcaagggcctagctgtaagctgaagacccagaaaaaaaggtaactacctgctgacaatagctgccccccACCAATTtgctatatctccttatttataactaccttgctacactgctctgaatactgtgactgctctattagagtatcttgatcttgactgttctattagattatcttgatcttgactgttctattagagtatctcgaattactGATGCCTAGGCCCGGGTTCTAGCTACACCTCTGCTCATTGGCACCTTTCCAGTAGTCCAACACTTTGCTCTTTGCTCTATTCTTGCTAACGAGCTGAGTTCTGCTATAATACTGTTTGAATAATTTTAAACTGATCTTTTCATTATGTCGGTCCTTAGTAATAATAAaagttttaaatatatatattgcaCATCAATTAAATATCtcgaaaaaatatcgatatTGTGATAATTTGCATTGTCATTATTGTTATCGCATCaattttcgatactgctttagcaaatttcgatatttattgAAAAGGCAATATTTTGTGATAATTATCAAAATATCaaagaatatttcgataaatctatagcatttagtgtgtgattgcacaatcacgctagaaatgaaggttggttttgtactatctagccactttaaaagcttctctaccagttttctaggcttattagtTCTATGCAATGGTTttagtgtgtaaattgtatttgaagcatatttataaatttCGGCCTCCCACGCAGTTactccacccacacaattaaaaattattgaaaatcAAATCGAAATTTCAATATCATGATTTAGCTACCCATTATTGTATCGATATCATATCGAAATGCAAATCCTGATATCAAACACCACTATTGCCCACCCCTGTcaatgtagagattttcccacacAGTTTTGTccatcataattataatctTGTCTCACTAGTATAATTACTTAGCTCCCTATTtttaatgtagctagctactactttgtttagttttgttgttgttgttgacaTGATATGCACATGTGACAGTAAACATTGAACATGAATCCGTACATAACACCCAGTAAAATTGAGGTCTGTACattacccccaataataattaAATACGGACTATTCCAGCTGGTCCAAGGGTAAGTTTACTGGCCAGGAAGCCCTCCTAAACTGCCACCGAGTTAAAAAACGTACCACACTTTCAGCTTGGAGCTCTGGGTACATACTGGCAGTCCTGTAAGGATCACATCTCGCTGACCATTGTATTCACGTCACTACTAAGGCTACGTCCTGAACACCCAATCAAAATTTGGGCGtgtcacgtgatcaattgtcTGTGAGGTGTCTGGTGGGATAACGCCGCGGAGAACTATACGAGGAATTAGTCCAAGATTATTACAAAGCGCAGAGCTGTGATTTTAACGACATGCACGTGCCAGGTTAGCATAACATAAGGTGACGTCTCGAATTTATTGGAGTACAACACGTCCATCGTCAGCAGGTGAAACAAGAATAATGTAGATGTTCAGAAGATAGCTTGTCAACAATGGGACTACTCTGGTTCAAATGCTGTAAGTCTGTCTGTGTTTGATGGTTGGCTATGACTCCAGGATGAAAAGTGTGTGAATTTATTTGTAACCTGTTTATTGTGTGCATGGTTTTGTTTACTCTAACTAAAGGATGGTTCTAGAAATCTTGCTGACTGGTTTCTAACTCCTAAATAGAAAAGCAGCTGCTTTACCCATGTAAGGCCAGGCAaatttgattacttgtttctcatccacaaaaattcagatttccatgtgAGTGGgtggtcattattcattattaaagaaaattccaaatcaagctgtctgttactataaaggttagccaAAGCCTTTTAAGACCTAGTACTTGTTTTACCATTGTTTCTGAGGTgaaagtgacatttgctgtgctgtaaaatgataaccagccttcttagcaccaaaatatgtgtgcacgtgattgatagcagcaacaatgaaattagaggtggtggggtaaaaaggatgcaggcggggatgagaaacaatcaagttttcctggcctaaGGTCATAGTCATGTGACCTAGTCTCAGATACAGAAATTTACAAAGGGTTTTTGTTATCAACTAGTTTGTCACTGAAGGGTTACACCCGGCAGGGTATTTGATAAGGCAATATGGTGCTCTGTTGGTCCAGTATGAACACAAAATGACCTATACACCTCATGGCTTCTGCTGCTCCATTTTCCTCAGCAATAACTCAGTTGTGTAGCTAGTACACTTCAAACTTGAAGTGATTGATCCAGTGGATTACTGCTGATGGAGCAGTACCAGTTTGTTGGAGTATAAATatttatcaaacactgaactacTCAGagggcagagcctgtacaaggtaatCACCATTGGCCAAGAGAGGCTAAAGAGAAAATAGTTCAGTGTTATGAAGAAGGGctggtggtgtgtgtgtgtgtgtttttataaTTGCTGGTGccctgaaatgtggacaccttgataatcatgacaccttgatgatcaggacaccttgataatcatgacaccttgataatcaggacaccttgataatcatgacaccttgatgatcaggacaccttgatgatcaggacaccttgatgttATCACTAAATTTTTGTACATAGTTGCTGAATTTAAGGGGTAATATTAAATGGGTGCCCATCAACTTGTTCTAATTGTACAAAACTGTAAAGCTACAATGAAGTATGTTAAGCACACCATCTCACCAACTCTTCTACTTTTGTACGAAGACTTTTTGGCTCATATGAAGTACTTCCAGTAGTTGATCAATATTATTATGAGTGTACATGGGCTTGTTCTGAAAGAGCATATACTGCATTATCCtctgttactatggtaacctCTACTTGTAGTCGGATTAACATTTGATGATGAGGAGTCCTCAATGATGGGATAAACCCGTTTCTGAAGGAGACACCTCTGTGCACGGACAATACTTTATCTGGGCACTACACCCTTTGACTTACTAGACATTCTGGCCATACCAGGAGAGCAATTGATGTACCTCTAATGAAACAATGGTGAGGttgttgtgttatatctgttAGTATGGACACTTGGAGATACTTACataccgtatatcaattaaGTTTAATTTTGGTGGTGAACTAAATTATTTTGGCGAATTGACGATTCATCACTAAactgccaaatttaaattttgtCAATACTACTTTCATACCTTGTGTCCAAGCTTGTGATAGCAGTTGTTGAAACAGGTTTCGACAAATCAGGTGTGACTTCATGGATACTACCTTATCGGTAGACACAGTAGTAGCACATTGTTTAGCTAACACTGTGGCTTCTCACTTACAAAGATGTCAATGTTTACCTCGTTGCCTTTGC
This genomic interval from Dysidea avara chromosome 15, odDysAvar1.4, whole genome shotgun sequence contains the following:
- the LOC136245480 gene encoding FRAS1-related extracellular matrix protein 2-like isoform X2, with the translated sequence MYPELQAESVQYTVTVTSRDRSAFAGTDYGVSSGVQTYTVTFPTGSTDQSFTVNTLSDSVWEFNEVFDLNIQRSITAGLTVGSVNRAEVTITDTTVLQVQYSTDMYSGSEEARFIPVTVSLVSGSLDWPIRVEVVPSLLTPPSASNNDFTSSSVTAVFSTGSISSTISIPVSRDNIVEGPETFNLGLRFSDTTITAGARSTATGQIDDSTMVTVRFTETSYSGSELSGVVDVDIELVGGTSTIPFDVTVTPSQQSPPSATGGNDFSTAVLTASFASGATSATVSVPVFPDGIVEEDEQFDLTLSLPPSTPTGINLGRRRRATGIIIDSTITVNFQQVTYRVSENRGPLMVGLVLDSPLTSSTTVTLTRQDGTATDIKERLFYICCRSGHYQENTRTRITSKRRHNQKDGRKINDTCLSRIYVNHFNDGHVEIEYIPAHTGHELNRDEINYIPLPENAKEEIATKLSLGVNPSRILSDARGTVGDRRNRDLFDENLARQHVMTKTDIKNIETKVKDFSIKRHQNDATSVNLIVEELRNEPYNPVLIYKPQGRAEPQFPTLQDETFVLAIQTKFQKDLYEAHASTILCIDSTHGMNQYRFKLITCVVPDDHGKGM
- the LOC136245480 gene encoding uncharacterized protein isoform X1, with amino-acid sequence MYPELQAESVQYTVTVTSRDRSAFAGTDYGVSSGVQTYTVTFPTGSTDQSFTVNTLSDSVWEFNEVFDLNIQRSITAGLTVGSVNRAEVTITDTTVLQVQYSTDMYSGSEEARFIPVTVSLVSGSLDWPIRVEVVPSLLTPPSASNNDFTSSSVTAVFSTGSISSTISIPVSRDNIVEGPETFNLGLRFSDTTITAGARSTATGQIDDSTMVTVRFTETSYSGSELSGVVDVDIELVGGTSTIPFDVTVTPSQQSPPSATGGNDFSTAVLTASFASGATSATVSVPVFPDGIVEEDEQFDLTLSLPPSTPTGINLGRRRRATGIIIDSTITVNFQQVTYRVSENRGPLMVGLVLDSPLTSSTTVTLTRQDGTATDIKERLFYICCRSGHYQENTRTRITSKRRHNQKDGRKINDTCLSRIYVNHFNDGHVEIEYIPAHTGHELNRDEINYIPLPENAKEEIATKLSLGVNPSRILSDARGTVGDRRNRDLFDENLARQHVMTKTDIKNIETKVKDFSIKRHQNDATSVNLIVEELRNEPYNPVLIYKPQGRAEPQFPTLQDETFVLAIQTKFQKDLYEAHASTILCIDSTHGMNQYRFKLITCVVPDDHGKGQPVAWCLSDHESSDVIEAFLRSVQARSPLTSVNVMMTDDDNTGWSAARNVFGEIRHLLCRWHVDREVGNKSSALQAWRYRHKHVSRKFSQSAENQLSQRQG